The segment TCTGGTGTTGCACCTTTCGTGTTTGAGAAGGAGGATTACATTGAAATGGATGATCTTCTCACCCCTGACCAAGGAGCTGTGTCAGTTGAAAAGCCTGGACAGTTCTTGAACCCTGGTGAATACGAACACTTTAATGACTATGACCAACTGTTCCATGACGTTTCAATGTCTTTCGATTTAGAACCTGTGTTTCAGGAAACTTACGCAGATCTATCTTCTGTGAGTAATTTTGCTAACGACGGAAGGCAGCCCTTCCTTTATCAACAACAGTTTCAGGACCAGACCCTTGAGACTCAGGTCAACAGCTTCATGGATCCTAACCCAAATGCAAATCAATTAGTCGACGATGTGTGGTTTAAAGATGCTCAGGCTGCTCTCTATGATCAACCACAATCTTCTTCTTTAGCATTTGCTTCACCTTCATCAGGTACTTaaactctcttttcttctcCAGCAAGTTATGAATCCCACTAAGCCACTAATGCTTCTTTCTGCATTACCTGAACCagacatgtatttatatatatgatataccCTGCTTATCAAAGCTTCTTGTATAAATCTTTATATGTAATAACCTTTAAGCCATTCCGCTGATACTTGGTGAATACCAAATTGTTTAGGTTTGATGCCTGAATCCAAGAACCAGGAATGCCAAAATGGTGGTGAAACAAGGAGCCAGTTCTCATCAGCTATGTGGGCATTGCTGGACTCAGTACCTTCAACACCAGCCTCTGCCTGTGAGGGTCCACTTAATAGGACCTTTGTGCGTATGTCTAGCTTGAGCCGCATCAGGTTCAACGGGACGTCAGTGACTACTAGCAAAGTCACCGTAGCAAAGAAGGGTATCGGAAACAAAGGTTTTCTTCTCTTATCAGTTATGGGTGCTATGTGTGCCTTCTTCTGGGTGTTCATCGTTGCTACAGTTGGGGTCCAGGGGAGACATCGTTACCTAAACATGAGTTAGAAGAAAGCATGATCCACATTTAGTGATCTATGGAATTGACCTATGATGAGTCTTTGATTATGTATAGAGTTTGAAAGAGTTTCGACAAATAATTCTTAACTAAAGGGTTTCTCTTCTTCCTTATTTACGTTGATTCACAAACAAATCATAATGTTCCCTATAGCTACCGAAGTAAGTTTAAAGGGAGATTTTCTTTAGATTGCAGTGTTTGTGTTATGTGATGAGAAGGAAGAGAACTGTGTTAGTGAAAAAGGGTAGGTTTCAAATgcaaaatttttcttttttttggaactcTGTTTCAAATGCAAAGATAGAATGGAAAAAAATGTTAATTGTTTACGGTAAAGAATCTTCATACTAAAATGGGAAAGAAAAATGTTCAATAACTAAAGAATCTGGAGCTCTTAATATGAGGAAAATAATGGGGTGATTGGTTCTGTCCTAGATACATACTTGAGCTTTAACTTTATCTATAAGACTATGTGTGTCATGCAAAGCTTTTGAGTCCCTAAATCGCAACAGGATATGTGGAACTGAAACATGAAAGCGAGATTTTAAAACACTTAGGAATTGGGTACTTGTTAAAAGTGTATACATGTAGGAGGTTATTGGAAGAAAAATTTGTGTAGAATTTGTGAATTTTAAAGTTGATGAAAATTTTAAGTTATAtggattaaaatatatatatatatatatatatatgttaacttaaaattttgatCATGAGTTTTTGTTACTTCATAAAtttgtgttatttgttttctatcattcattttgtaaaataattaaaacatcccaaaatttaaaataaataaataaatacttaaaatttacaaataaaaattaaaaaaatagtttaaaaataattttagaacttcaaaataaaaattttgaaaaacaaattgtaaaaattgaaaacaaaactGTATTACATgaaacgaaaaataaaaaaaattaaaaaatataaaaagtttgaattcAAAAACACACATtcaaaattcataattttttatttttatttaatgataaaacaataaaaatataactatacATTCAAAAAGTAATTATATACAATGAGGTTCAATTTGGGTTAGTACAAAAGATATTTGGCAAgaatgattattttgttttctagatACATATGATATTTCAAAAGTCATATGAGTAAAAATAGAGATAATTCATGTCCCAATAACAAAAGATTATTTAGAATTACAGAATCAACAACAACGtaactttttaaataacaagagattttaatagattttgaaaattctcaAACCAATAGCAAAGAGttttacaaaaattgttaaaatcaataaattaataataatggAATCTCAAAATTTCTAAAGTTGATGAGAATTCATTTGCCAATAACCCTCGTATACTATTggacttcaaaataaaatcatattaaaaataaatattttaaatagaaaaaccCAGTATACAATTCACATATggtaatttaaataaaaaataagtatatataattacaaaggaaaaataaaaataatatttaactgTCATATGTACATACATttatactaggtgattttcccgtgctcatgcacggatataaatatttataaaataaatacaatataatagctgattgctatatattttaattttaaatttaatttataatttttatgcataatttatattaataatattgaattACTTTAATTCGACATATGATTTTACATATGTTATATCTAGTGGATTTATTTATCATTTAGGTATATTGGACTgcattcaactataatattttttattctaaatatattaaaaatttgtttaattttcttattttcatttaggTTGGTTCTTGtcttctttaattttaatataatatattattttagatatacggttgattagtttatgttacttaattattttatgtaatcatctaataaattagatagatatatcaaaatatttatattactttgaaaatatatatttttattgtttaaaattatgttttataataaataatatttttttaatatcaaaattatctttctaaaattttgtttttataaaatcacattatatacaaaatatatatatatatatatatatatatatatatatatatatatacatatattcatctaagaaacaataaatataaagtaagtattttattacttcaaaagtatattttatgttatttaaaaataattttaaattagaatattagtatcttgtgaaatttccttttttaatgaaatcatattatatatacatatattttcagttttaaatttataattttttccttttaatatatatgttatatggaaaatttttaaaaagactaaaaaaaataatagtatttaaatgtaatatttttaattcattaaaagtaTCAGTGTAATCAACTATCGTGAAAAATAACGTGAGCACAacacataagaaactgacttctcaaattatatcatagatagatatatatttttattgtttaaaattatgttttaaaataaataatatttttttctaatatcaagattatctttctgaaatttgtCACATtagatacaaatatatatattttcatctaagaaacaatagatataaaataaatatttattacttcaaaattataatttatgttatttaaaaatatttttaaaatagaatactactatcttgtgaaatttcctttttaatgaaatcttataatatatacatatattttcgttttttaaattcgatttttaaaattttaaaattttccttttttaatatatatgttatatggaaaatttcaaaagggaaatttaaaaaataataggtattaaatgtaatatttttaattcattaagggtatcgatgtaatcaaccatcgtgagagttaatgTGAGCGCGACAACATGGAAActaacttctcaaataatattatagagattgaTTTCAGAGTGAAAAAATACCACTTGATTCGAACCAAAGCAAAGAAACAATGTcgtttaactaaaaaaaaactccTGACTTGATTTAAACCCAAGCAGAAAAACCTAGTCAAATATATTAAAGGAAAAATGATGGGAACACGAGGTATCGGATATCAAATGGTTAATCATGCAAATTAAACTAGTGTAAACCTAATTACAAGAATTATATGTTATGTATGGCAATATTCCTCAACTTAATGATGTAATATAGTTAACATCACGAGTTTAATTTCATTCATCAAAAAGTGTTAGAGACCGTTTATATCTCTCATTTTATCAATCAAAATATGACGTACTTCCCggtaatttaactaaaattagattttgatccgtatTTTAAAAGCGTAagaatattttaacaaaatctaattACAAAACCAATAtgtttgataaattttttatagGTAGtgctttaaaatttttattttagtgtattgaaacattatttaattatattattttatttatattaaatatgaaagttatataagatattatttaattttgtttttaattattttaatatgtttttattaacttttaataaaatttctgtAATTCGTTTGATTAATTGTGTAGTAATACTTATTtgatcaattttttattataaaacttatttgatgtcaattattattttatttatattttcataaacaaaattGCATTTATTTAAACATAGTTAAACTTTTGTATTAGATtcttatttttagattatttttattcttaaaagtatataattaataattatgtttgGTTTAAGTTGACATCAAAcaagttttaaacaaataaaatgttagaatcaataatataattaaaatttattgaataAGTATATATTACACCATTAATCAAACGAattaagaaattttattaaaagttcataagaaaacagattaaaataaattaaaaacaaagttACATGATATCCATCTTATATAACTTTCACatttgtatatacaaaaataatataattatatagttttcaaatacactaaaataaaaatgttaaaaaactACTTATAGAAAAATGTTAGAACATATTGATTTGTAGATTAGCTTTATTGGTTTGAAGATATGGTTTTATTGGTTTTAAAGCAAAATAATTGTAATGACATGTACAATTTTAACAAAGCATGTTATCTCATGTAGTGGGAGTGTGCGACGGATTGCGACAGATTGCAATGTAAACAATAAACTGCATCCAATAATTTTcttagagaaaaaaagaaatttactCAAAAGAATTCATAaccacaatttttttaatatatcagtGAAATGGAAGAAAACTAACGAATCAGTTTGTCCTATGAATGCGTTAGAAAACATTGTATTATTAATGTCTCTGTTAAATGTTCTTTTTAATGTTAAATGTTCTTTTTAAGAACATGCATGTTGTAATTTATGTGTAAATAATAAACTGGAATTAACTATGGTTTGTGTGGATTTTAGTTTTGAGTGTGATATAAGTTTTTAACTTAggaaaatataaacattttttttttgtcaactgagGTTGAAAAACATTATGTGGATTTGATGGTCTGTATTAGTTTGTATATTACATtccaaaaaaggaaataattcATCGTCCTAAAgaattaaatttcaataaagaGCCCATCGATTTAACGGAGTGGAAGAAGAGCGATAATTGAGGCCCATACAGTTCTGGCTAATAAGTCCAAATAATCGGAACGGTTAGCGAAGTAGCAGAGAGAGAAGCTAAGAGACGACATCAAACTCTATAATAAGTGTTTCAATCCCAAAAGGAAGGTTTCTCTCAGTATCATGTAGGATTGTTTTCGAGTTCTACTCCTCGCTCTGACCCAAATCAGCTCTCTTTATCTACCAAGAGATCGAATTGTTTGTTGTAGTTGTCACATAACGTAGATGGCGGATCCTCCCCCAAATTCATGTTTCAAAGAGGGTAAATTCACGGCGCCGGGGTTTCGATTCCACCCGACAGACGAGGAGCTTGTCATGTATTATCTCAAGAGGAAGATCTACAGAAAAATGAGACGGGAATTCCGGATAGATAAATCCCAAGCTAGGAATCCTACTGTGGATTCGAAGAACGGGTAAACAAAGGTGTAGGAGATGATCACTGAGGTAGAAGGATCAACTCGAAAACCAGAGTTCGAATGATGCGAAGTTCTTTGTATGAACTTAGCAAGTAACTTGAGAGATAAGCAATAGGTTTTAAGAAAGCTTTATTGATTGATTGAATAAAACCCTTGCCGTAAGGTTACattatatagaagaagaaatattaAACCTAATTAAGAAAAGGAAAGATAAACTtataaggaaaagaaaaacttaaaaagatagCGATAAATAAGCTTTGTGACTTCTCCTGTCACAATACTCCCTTGTTGAGAATATCCTTGTCCTCAAGGATGAAAAGCTGAATGATTCTTTGTCAGGGGGATGCTCTTTCCACTGAGTAAGGAGTTTAGAGAAACCACAGTCTTGGCTCGGTTCTGCTAAGAGATGCATAACAAAAGCGCCAAGCAAAATCCTGCACTCATTCACAAAAGTAGCAGCTGAAACGATATTAGCATCCAAAGCAGAGTATGAGTCATAACTGGCACCAACTGAGATCTCTGTCATCTTCTTCTCAACAACCAAAATGTGTCTATCCCTCCACAAAATCAAATTCCTAGCGACCAAGATCAACCATATCGCAAAACTTCTCACTTGCCTTGGGAAACAAGTTGATGAACCATGTCCGAGGTGCACAACCGACTCAGTAGAGGAATGaaactcttctttttcttgtgaAAAAGGCTTCATAGCTAACATAGAGAAGCATCTACATCTGACTTTGACTACAAAGAACATCGCTTGCACTAAGCTCGTCAATCTACCGCAAGCGTGACCTTTCTCTGACTCTTTCCACTGATCATGTGCAGTAACTACTCCACCAGGTTCCCATACTCTTGGACTGTGATCAATGAGAATGATCATCTGTTCCTTACACTCCCAGCCATAGCTTTCAAACTCGATCAACGCTGCTAAGTTAAAATCAGTGCATACCTGAATCTTTGACGTCGATTGATTACTCCAACCTCGAGTTTCCTTTGCCAATGGGATGGATATCCTTATGATTTTCTGTATATAAGTCCCATGAGTCTTTGTAGTTAACCCCAACACTTCATCACAATTGACGTACTGCTCTAAACATTCAAGAGAAAATCCAATCCCAAGAGCAGTGGTCATGATTTCGTGAAACCGAGCATCCATATCTCCAAAAGGCCTTGAGAATATCTTCTCATCTCTCTCATCTCTACTGCATCTAATCTCATGAGGTCTCCATTGCACAACCTGCAACTTCTTGTTCCTGACAGTCTCTAGATTCCAAACGTGTAGAAAACTCTTAGCCATATACTCCCCATGTTTGTACTTGAAGCTCCATGATTTGGGACGTTTTTGTTGCTTCAAGAACAGATTCCAGCAACTTGTATCCACTGAATGAAACAAATCAAAGGAATTTACCCCTCTTTCACGTTTCTGGTGCTTATTTGCTTTCTGAAACTCTGTGGCTAAATCTTTTAGAAGGACACAGTGAGCCTCCAGAACTGAATCCATAAGCTCAAACTTTCCATGTTCTTGAATAGGAAGATCAACCCAAATCGTTTCTGTGCTGTGTGTGATGTGGGTAACTTCTTTTTGTTGGATTGTGTTGCAGAAACTATCTGTTCCTTGAGATTGTGTTGCTGGCTTATTTATTAACACACCAGGTTCCCATACACGATTTGCCTCTTGAGATTGTCTGCCCACCATGTGTTCGATCTTATTTCCAAGAGAGACGCACATGTTTTCTGCTGCAACACTTTTGTTTTGATCTTCTTTCTGTCCTGCAACATCAAAGATCTGCAAATCTGAAGTGAGACTCTCCAGCGATTCAGAGGAAGAATCTGGTTTCATCATTGTTTTGGTAACAAACTCATCAGATACGACTTCAACCAAGGGGCTCTCGTCACTTCCAGTCACGATGGGTTCGTCATCACTTTCGATCATGATAATCTCCACCCCTTTGTGCTTCAAATCATGATGACCAGGTGTATCTAGGTCTTCACAAAAGATGCATAATCCACTTGACATCCTGTCATAAATTTCCTCACATGAATACTTCAGAGGAATAGCCATAGAAACAGGTTTGCCGAGGAAAgactgctctgataccaatgaGACGGGAATTCCGGATAGATAAATCCCAAGCTAGGAATCCTACTGTGGATTCGAAGAACGGGTAAACAAAGGTGTAGGAGATGATCACTGAGGTAGAAGGATCAACTCGAAAACCAGAGTTCGAATGATGCGAAGTTCTTTGTATGAACTTAGCAAGTAACTTGAGAGATAAGCAATAGGTTTTAAGAAAGCTTTATTGATTGATTGAATAAAACCCTTGCCGTAAGGTTACattatatagaagaagaaatattaAACCTAATTAAGAAAAGGAAAGATAAACTtataaggaaaagaaaaacttaaaaagatagCGATAAATAAGCTTTGTGACTTCTCCTGTCACAAAAAAGGCTTACTGTCAATGCCATCGGCGTCGTCGATGTTTACAAGATCGAACCCGACGACTTGCCTGGTAATAAATTACAATGTTACCTTTTCATGGtttctcagttttttttttttttttgatatttgggTCTctgaaagttttcatttttactgAAACAGGTCAGTCGGTGTTGAAGACAGGAGAACGACAGTGGTTCTACTTCACACCAAGGAGCAGGAAGTATCCAAACGCAGCTAGGTCGGGTAGAGGCACTCCAACTGGGTATTGGAAGGCTACAGGGAAGGATCGAGTCATTTTCTACAACTCCAGATCGGTTGGACTTAAGAAGACTCTTGTTTTCTATAGAGGTAAGGCACCTACTGGTGAGCGTACTGACTGGGTTATGCATGAGTACACTATGAATGAAGAAGAACTCGACCGTTGTAATAACGCCaaggtattattattatttattacccATCATCTCTTTAGTTTTGTTCTCTATTAGTTGGATCTGATTTAGATTTTTCTACCTTCAGGATTACTATGCTCTGTATAAGCTGTTCAAGAAAAGTGGGTCTGGTCCCAAGAACGGTGAGGATTATGGTGCTCCCTTCCAAGAAGAAGAATggcttgatgatgatgatgatagtgaAGATGGTGATGATATTGCTGTGCCTGAGGAACCTCTTGTTCGTCATGAGGATACTCCTTGTGTGGATAACGGCAGACTTTTCGAGCCTGTAAATGTTCAGTTAGATGATTTCGAGGAGATTCTCAATGGATTCCCACGTGCACCTTTGGTTCCTCAGAGCTGTATTGATGGCATTGCTTTTAGTGTTCCCCTGGTTAGTTCCTTCTCTCTCTTAataaggaagaggaagatggtTTTTGCTACCAATCTATAGGATGAATCCTTATTTTCCATGTTTATTTGGTTCTGCTTTTTTACTCACCGCGTAGATAAATTTACTCGCAGGTTAACAGCGAAGAAGAGCTGCAGAGCACGTTGGTAAATAATTCTTCTGGGGAGTTTCTTAGTCCCCAGCAGACGGGAGGGTTCTTGCCGAACGGCGAGCCATACATCAGGCCCTCGAGCTCTGCTGTTGAGCCTTTTGTGTTTGAGAAGGAGGATTACATTGAAGTGGATGATCTTCTGGCCCCTGAACTCGGAGCTTCTTCAGTTGAGAGACCTGCACAGTTCTTGAACCCTGGTGAATTTGGAGACTTTAGCGAGTTTGACCAATTGTTCCATGACGTTTCCATGTCTTTGGATATGGAACCTATTGCTCAGGAAACTTCTGTGCATCCGTCTTCTCCGTGT is part of the Raphanus sativus cultivar WK10039 chromosome 5, ASM80110v3, whole genome shotgun sequence genome and harbors:
- the LOC108856330 gene encoding NAC domain-containing protein 17, whose amino-acid sequence is MADPPPNSCFKEGKFTAPGFRFHPTDEELVMYYLKRKIYRKRLTVNAIGVVDVYKIEPDDLPGQSVLKTGERQWFYFTPRSRKYPNAARSGRGTPTGYWKATGKDRVIFYNSRSVGLKKTLVFYRGKAPTGERTDWVMHEYTMNEEELDRCNNAKDYYALYKLFKKSGSGPKNGEDYGAPFQEEEWLDDDDDSEDGDDIAVPEEPLVRHEDTPCVDNGRLFEPVNVQLDDFEEILNGFPRAPLVPQSCIDGIAFSVPLVNSEEELQSTLVNNSSGEFLSPQQTGGFLPNGEPYIRPSSSAVEPFVFEKEDYIEVDDLLAPELGASSVERPAQFLNPGEFGDFSEFDQLFHDVSMSLDMEPIAQETSVHPSSPCKFADNTSNEKQHFLNQQFQDQIPENKVNNNDFTDDVWFQDDDDDQAVLFDQPQSITSGSFAPLPSSGVMPGTANVNAQDQEGENGGGTSPFTSALWAFMDSIPSTPASACEGPINRTFVRMSSFSRIRFSGKANGTPSVTSTVVVAKKRRRNRGFLLLSIVGALCAIFWVFIATVGASGRPVLS